One segment of Streptomyces sp. NBC_00576 DNA contains the following:
- a CDS encoding sensor histidine kinase, which translates to MQLTTWLQLVLGRPFRRAGQRTALVAAGLPLHLAVVPLWLWLLGTMAALVPAVTPLPVLLTLVALPVLLTLVVTPLLTVGQRRRYRALVGKDLPRPAVLGPGRNWKSAVRRLTTRALWRQVCYHAVAGPLLAVLDLAVLAVWAAALVAASIYVWIWALPPQWRVTDLGYTTQAAYITAGGLALLFLGPRLTGALVRLETRAAEVLLGPSRTEKLARRVADLAESRAGVLDAADAERRRIERDLHDGAQQRLVSLAVNLGLARATLGDLPADARKVIDEAHREAKEAIAELNNLVRGLHPAVLEDRGLDAALSGVAARFPIPVRVAVDLPQRPSPTVEAVAYFVVSEALTNVVKHAQATRADVTVERIGETLLVVVADDGAGGADLAAAGGGTGLAGLAKRVASVDGTFSCRSPAGGPTVITVELPCAP; encoded by the coding sequence ATGCAACTCACGACGTGGCTGCAGCTGGTGCTGGGCCGACCGTTCCGCAGGGCGGGACAACGGACCGCGCTCGTCGCCGCCGGCCTGCCGCTCCACCTCGCCGTGGTGCCACTGTGGCTCTGGCTGCTCGGCACGATGGCGGCGTTGGTGCCGGCCGTGACTCCGCTGCCCGTGCTGCTCACGCTCGTGGCGCTGCCCGTGCTGCTCACGCTCGTGGTGACACCCCTGCTGACCGTCGGGCAGCGGCGGCGCTACCGGGCGCTCGTCGGCAAGGACCTCCCGCGCCCCGCCGTACTCGGGCCGGGACGCAACTGGAAGTCGGCGGTGCGCCGGCTGACCACGCGGGCCTTGTGGCGGCAGGTCTGCTACCACGCCGTGGCGGGTCCACTGCTCGCCGTCCTGGACCTCGCCGTCCTCGCCGTCTGGGCCGCCGCTCTCGTGGCCGCCTCCATCTACGTGTGGATCTGGGCGCTGCCCCCGCAGTGGCGGGTCACCGACCTCGGGTACACCACGCAGGCCGCGTACATCACCGCCGGCGGCCTCGCCCTGTTGTTCCTCGGGCCCCGGCTGACCGGCGCTCTGGTGCGGCTGGAGACCCGTGCGGCCGAGGTCCTGCTGGGCCCCAGCCGCACTGAGAAGCTGGCCCGCCGGGTCGCCGACCTCGCCGAGAGCCGGGCCGGTGTGCTCGACGCCGCCGACGCCGAGCGGCGGCGGATCGAGCGCGACCTGCACGACGGCGCGCAGCAGCGCCTCGTCTCACTCGCCGTCAACCTGGGCCTGGCCAGGGCCACCCTCGGCGACCTGCCGGCGGATGCCCGCAAGGTGATCGACGAGGCGCACCGCGAGGCGAAGGAGGCGATCGCCGAGCTGAACAACCTGGTGCGCGGCCTGCATCCGGCCGTCCTGGAGGACCGCGGCCTCGACGCCGCGCTGTCCGGGGTGGCCGCCCGCTTCCCGATCCCGGTGCGCGTGGCGGTGGACCTGCCGCAGCGCCCCTCACCCACGGTCGAGGCCGTCGCGTACTTCGTGGTCTCCGAAGCCCTGACGAACGTGGTCAAACACGCCCAGGCGACCCGGGCGGACGTGACCGTGGAGCGGATCGGGGAGACACTGCTGGTGGTCGTTGCGGACGACGGCGCGGGCGGCGCGGATCTCGCGGCGGCCGGCGGTGGCACCGGGCTCGCCGGGCTCGCCAAGCGCGTCGCGTCCGTCGACGGCACGTTTTCCTGCCGCAGCCCCGCCGGGGGCCCGACTGTCATCACCGTGGAGCTGCCGTGCGCGCCGTGA